The Aspergillus flavus chromosome 2, complete sequence region GCGGAACTATATGGAAAGGGAGCTCAGTACTTGGCCTAAAAAATCAATATCATCGTTTTCCTTGGCCTGATTTCTTAGTTTCGAGAACCCAATTACGGTTCCTTTTCGGAAAACACTATGTGCAGGGCTTTTGAATGCTTTACAAATGTCATCCTTGAGATCCCAGGTTCCTGGCGTAGAAGCCTGACCATGTTTTGGTTGTggcaaaagaaaatgggcGAGAGACGGGGATGCAGGTGCAGAACTGTATGGAGTAGAAGTAGAGGCCATATTAGAGTACTGTAGAATGAGTATGGCCTCTTGTACAGTTTGTTCCTGACAGAGTAACTATTCTGGCGACGGTTATTATGATAGGATTATGATTCAACTGAGAATCGACCGAGCTAACCAGGTGCACTGGATGTTGGAGGTGCgacatactagtagtatcTTAGAAGATGTCGAGAGGCAAGAAGACTGCATCCGAAGATTAACTCCATTCCACGTGTTCTGGCCTTAGTTTTAAGGCACCAAGACTATATTGATTGGGAATAAGGGAATATGACCATTTCGGGCCCGCATATATGCCATGCTCCCTGTATATATCTCTTTATACAACGCATTTTCTTATTTAGGGACGCATCATTAGGGTCCTTAGGAAGCCCGATTACGGAAACCCAGTTTACCCAGCGCGTCTTGAAAGCCGGCATCGTAGTCTTTGACCATATGTTAAGCAATGGCTGTGTGTACAATGGTTTCCACTGTTGCTGGCGCACAAGCGGCAGAACATATACTCTTCTTAGTCCAGGTGCCTTGGCCGTCGTGGGCCCATACACTATCGTCTAGGATATCTTCCAGTATGGGAGATAGCTCGGTCCGTAAAGGGTCGAATGCATAGTCGCAGGCACAGAACTCAACAAGGCTCCCTCTGCTGCCCAAGTCACTTACAGAATGACCGATAAGTGAATAACCTGTAGCAATTTCCATCCAAGGGTCACTAGGGTCCATAGATCCCCTCTGCTCTAGCTCGGTAGCTTTGTCGCCCTCACACGGTGCTAACTGGACACTCAATGACCGTAAATTCTCCATCAGCTCCACTGCGTTTAAGACTAATTTGACATGATTATAGAACGGGAACACGGCGGTGTACCGAAAGGATGTCAAATTGCTGAGCGCGCGGAGCGATGTTAACTTTTGTGGGCGAGGTCTAACATATGCTAAGGAGCCCCATGTGTTGAACAGTGAAGGAACCTGAAACAGGAAGTATTCATAGTGGTTATAAGCCTTGAGAGAGGAAGACTCGTTGAACAGCAGGGAGGACCATGATCGAGCTTCAAGTAGCGTTGAGCGCTTTTCAAGATGAGAAAGTGGTGGAGGGTCAAAGCTTCGAGTTTCCTGCTCTAACTGCAGGATTTGAAGTGGGGCTTGGAAAGCCCAACTATGTTCCTCAAATATCTGCGCGCCTGTCATCTTGCCAATAAATGAGGGCGGTGCAATGACGGTGATGCGCTGTGGATCGAGATAGGACAATGCTCGACGCCACCAGAATGGATCCTCTCGATCATCCGAGGGGTGTTGCCCTTTGACCACGGTTGAACTTACATGTCGAGCTAGGGATGAAGCGGATATAAAGGAGAGAAACTCATCTACATCCCGTAAATCGAAGCAAACGTGAGTAAACAATCGTGGTCGTGTGACTTCGAGCAAACGGGAAGAGGTGCATGAGAGGTTCTTCAGATCTCGCGTACCCGACTTGACGATAGTACTGCTCGGCGGTTGGTGTATCTTGGCTAGTGAAGGGGGTGGATATGACAGATTGGAGATGATCTCGTCAAGAAGCTCATTTGGCAGAGCTTCCAATGATGATCCTTGCGGAACCATTATTGCATGCGGCATATCCTGCAAGAGGAGATTAGTGTTCCATGACTATCACATTTCGATGGCAGCTGTTAGGGTTTCTATTGACGAGGTAGGATGATTGATCTATACTGCTTCAATCTCCGTGGCGTACTAAGAGATAACGATGGAGGTCATATACTGTGTATGATGGTCGGGAAAGGACGCCGACATCAACTGCCGTGGCGACCCCACATACGTCACACGAGCTCCGCCAATCCTTCCAAAGGTTATAGGGAAAGCAGTTCCAAACAGCCATAGACTCACCGGTAATACGCAGTTTGAAACTCGGCAAAAAGGTTTAATAAGGACGATTCGTTTTAGTAACCAAAGCTGAATTCTATCCAGGTGACATGGAAGGTAGTATGAATATCATTGAGGAAGTTATGCAAGGAGCTCTGTCGAACGTGTGGCGGTAAAACCCCCTGCTGGATTTGGACAAATGACCCCACATTTCCAAAGTTGGCCTCTTTTAGCGTCCGCGCCAAGCATCTAACTCCAAGAGGACTGACTTGAAAATATACTCTCTAATAGTAGAGTCTGTGTGGTATGATTGTATAACTATATCCTACTTACGGTCAATAGAACAATTACTGTTGACGGATCAGTCAGTCAGTTACAGAGGGAGAGGCAAAAGTTGGAAACTATATCTAACATAGTACCTTGGTTATCAAGAGCTTCGTCAAACCCACCCACATCCAATCTTTAGATCTTTTGCCTCATCTATATTACCTTAAACTGGTCTGTCACTCTATGATCCTGTATCCTTCTCATCACCCAGAAATTTCCATTGACATATTTTAAGACTCACGACTTTCatgtcatcctcttcgtaCTTCAAACATACCTATAATGGCAGTACTATCTTTTCCACAGTCCCACTTCCTCCCCGAGTCAGGATGTGGAGAGAGCCTCTGCGGTGGGGCACTCAAGAGAATGTGGAAAGCACTCGGCAGTTAGTGAAAGTTTCAAGCCGCGGAGAAGGCGAATCGATGTGAAATAGAATTACTCGGCTTGGGTCCGAGTTCGGTGGCTCCTCTCTGTTTTAATGATTTCCTCTCTGCAACTGTCAAGTCTGTCTTTCGAAACCCTGCTCAATCACTACGTTTCATAGCAGGTACCACCTCAAGAGACACTTGGAAGCACCTCGATATATATTGACAGACTCAGGAATCTTCAATATGGCCCATCAGCTTCACCACAACCCTCCTTTCCGTGCCGAGCACCTTGGCTCGCTCCTTCGTACCGATGAACTgttgaagacaaagacagcTTTCGAACAGAAGCAGGTCTCTCAGGCTGATCTTGACGCTATCGAgaacaaggatatcaaggagaTCGTTGAAACTCAGAAGAAGCTTGGCTACGCCGCCGTCTCGGATGGAGAATACCGCAGACACAGTAAGGGAGGGCCTGATCTTTTGTGTAGTGGGGCATGATGCTAACCATTTAACTTCCATGTAGTGTTCTGgggttctttcttccctgGACTTGATGGTTTTGAGGAAGTCACAGACGTCGATGCCGATGTATTCCGTCCCTATGCTCCCGATGTCGCTGCTTTCCTTGAAGCTGGACACAAGCCTGGCGAGACTGTCATCTGTACTGGCAAAATCAAGCACGTCGGTAGTACCTATATCAAGGAATTCAAGTACTTGGCGAGCATCGTCCCCCCCGAGGAGGTCAAGAACATCAAACTCACCCTTGCTGCTCCTAACTGGTATCACTTGCGGTATAAGGAGGGCAAGGCCTACCCAAAGGACGTGTATGCTTCCGATGACGAGTACTTTGGCGATATCGCCAAGGCGTATCAGGATGAGCTTCAGATCTTGTATGACGCTGGCTGCAGGAATGTTCAGTTTGATGACCCCAACCTTGCCTGTGAGTCGTCCTTTCATAACCGTCCCTCTGGTGAATTACGAAGGGTTGACTGACAATGCCGACAGACTTCTGCTCTGACAAGATGCTTGAGGGCTGGAAAAAAGATTCCTTAAACGTGATCACAGCCGATGAGACATTTGAGAAGTACATCAAGCTGTACAACGATCTGCTCTCCAAGCGTCCCGCCGATTTCCACGTCGGTGTACACATTTGCCGTGGTAACTTCGTCGGTAGCCGTCACTTCTCCGAAGGTGGATATGACCGTATTGCAACCAAGCTGTTCAAGGAGCTCAATGTCGATACATACTACCTCGAGTACGACACCCCTCGTGCCGGTGGTTTCGAGCCACTGAAGGAACTTCCCACACACAAGAATGTCATTCTAGGTGTCGTGACCAGCAAGTTCCCCCAGCTcgaggacaaggaagaaatgaagaagcgTGTTTACGACGCCGCCAAATTCATCGCGGAAGGCAACAACATCTCCGTTGAGAAGGCGTTGAAGCAGGTCGGTGTTAGCCCACAGTGTGGCTTCGCTAGTCACAGAGAAGGCAATGCCATTGACCGAGACGGCATGTTCAACAAGCTGAAGCTTGTCCGGGATATTGCCAATGACATCTGGCCTGGTGAGCTTTAAGTAGGTACGGTTGTCGTTTGATGTCGATTTTCAACAATGAGACACACTTGGGCTGGGTGACCGGCGACGTATTTGTGTGTATGAACGTGACGAAGTTATGTCTTTGTACAGATAACTGACCAATTTTTCTGATTGGAAAAATGGGTTCAGTTCTGGATATGTATATACCTGATCACCTGATCAATAATCAATGATTCAACTCAGTTCACAAAATCCAGCGTTCTTGCTCGGTAGTTAATATAGTAGTCAAAATCAGAGGACCTTGGAGGCCCACCACGTCAAAGCACCCTTTGTACATCCCAACTAGTGGGTCTAAAGTCAATCACGCTATGAGCAGTCTCATGATTCATCATGTATGTCCCGCATAGCGCATTAGACTGTCGGGCTGGTCGTTGCCGTTTCTGCTCATGTGTCCAGTCATCGGACGCAACCCTGCAGTCTAGGCACTAGTACTAGGTAGGTAGACCTCCGAAACAGCTGAAGCCTGAAGTCCTTTAGGTTTAGCGTTAATGGAACAGGAAAGTTTGATGACTCGTGATCTTGGCCAGAACCGCCGATAGCATTTATTATTGTCAATGTGTTTAAGGTGGAGGATTGTGCAACTCATACATACTGGATGTCTCTTTCTTTAATGCTGGATCGTAAAACTTCGGATAAATGCATCCAAGATGGCACTGGGGAGCCGTTCCACAATCATACTCAAAGACATGCAATCAGGTACTCGTACTCGGTACGGTATAATCCCCTCATTGTCTTCTAAATAGCTTAATGACATGTCTACCTACTCCCTCTCAGTGAAGCAATCACGTGGACCAGTATCTTCCCATATCTACCTCAAGGTCGAATGGAGCTTGAAATTCTCGTTCTATGAGGGACTTTTCCATCGTTTCCGTCCTTTGGGGACTTGGGTGAGCATTCAAACCAGTAGGCTTCGCGTCTCGTGGGATCCAGCACAACAGCCGGTTCCGTAGTAGGCGGATATCCTGCAGAACCTATTAGACAACTATCCTTCCCTGTTCCAGTTCCATATTGTTTAGAGTCAATTTCCTTATTTCCTGCCAAATCTCGCTGTCGTGGTGAGTGTCATGAGAGGCCATTGTCTCGATTAATGTTCTAGATATTTAACTTGACGAGTAATGAATTATTCTGTTCGAAATTTGTCGGTGATAGTTGATATCTTTTACAGGATATAAGAATCAGGCTTTGACAAGCTCGAAATGTCTCTCCTGAAGGCTACAGACCTACTTGAATGGTAAGGAATTGTGCCATTGGCGTCAACTTCATATTCCCAGATAGCAGTTCCTTCCATTCATTATGCTGTTTCGCCCTCTTCGTATTATGAGGGTGGCTTGCCGGTGAAGTAGGTGGTTCCTATTGTTCATTTGAATGCGATTGTTTTCTATAATGGGGCGGAACTTGAAGATGGAATCGATTTGATTCGTTATGGGAATAGGAGGTCGGTAATTATGATTACTTTTGGTTAGTATACACAAGAAGGTTTCAATAGCTCCCGCCCATCCTTGCTTATCGGCTAAATTATGGCTTGGCTTTCGGTATATGGGCGGCCGTTGTGAAGCTTAGTAGTAGATGCGATTATCGAGTCCCAGGTGGCATCGGGTCTCCCGTCGGGCTTCGGTATCGGGGGTACGGACAGTTTCACTTTGTTGTCAGTGTATATGTGATTGTATGCATCTTCAACAGTGGATTGAAGGCGTGGGTAGAACAAATTTTTTGTATATATTGGTCCAAATTTCTTGCTATATTCAACATGTTTTTACTCAATGAGAAAGCAATGAGTCGAAAGGATAAAAGGCAGTCGACAGTAAGGGGGGaagtattaattaaaagagtATTTAAATGGCCCGCATAGAAACAGTGAGGGATATCATGGAAAGGTAAGGAAAcgagatgaagatcaagaaatgGGAAAAGCATGCGCACGAAGTGAAATGTAAACATACTGCAAATGCTGCGTCTTCTGTCATCAAAGCGGACATGAACGAAAGAGGCCGAACGAGATAAGGAAATGTTATACACGAAAGCCATGCGATTGGGGTTCCTGGATTTACAGTGCAGATGATAGGCGGTGGGGATGAAATTATTTTTGGGCCGGTGTTTTCACGTTGTTGGAAAGCCAAGCCTGCGAGAGGTTCCATGTCAGAGACCGATGGGGCAAAGGAGGAGTGGGAAGGGAAACTTACAAGTCCTTCGAAGATACCAGTACCCTCGGTAGCAACGCTAGGCGCGACATACCATAGCTTATCCTTTAGCTTGTTAAGTTGGAGCGCATTGGTGACGTCTTCGGGGCTCATATCTGCGGGGATTAATTTAGCGGGCGCAACGTCCTGGCGGTTCTTGAGATACGTACGGCCTTGAATATCTTGTTTGTTCGCGAACACCAGGAGAAGAGCATCCTTCATTTCGCGATCGTTGATGATCTTGTGAAGCTCGGAACGAGCCTCCTCCATCCGGGCCGTGTCGCTGGAGTCAACGACGAAGATCAAGCCTTGCGTTCCTACAAAATTACCGACAAGGTCAGCGTTTATGCTCGCTGGCTGAAAGGTCCGAGCGATTGCGATGGGCCATACCGGAATAGTAGTGTCTCCATAGTGGCCGGATCTTGTCCTGGCCACCGACATCCCACACATTGAACTTGACATTCTTGTAGGTTACACTTTCGACGTTAAAGCCGACAGTGGGGATGGTAGTAACCTCCTGGTTCGTGAGCTTCAGTTTGTACAGAATTGCTGTTTCACGCGCCCATCAGCTTCTCTAATCCTTTCCATCATACACAGCGAGGTGACCCGATTCAGGGGTGCAGACTTACTGGTCTTTCCAGCAGCATCCAAACCCAACATCAAAATCCGCATTTCCTTCGTACCGAAGATCTTCCCCATCAACTTGGAAACTTGACCACCCATTTTGGCGAGGGGTTGTTGACTCCTGAAGTCACCGATAGGAAAAAGTGTAAAAGTGAGGTAGTGTTATGTTGATTGAGCGTAGAATTCCTCAATCGTGTTTGCGATCGGAATTGGGACCAGGTTTCAATTGCGGTTGAACACGAGCaggggtggtggtgggaaaAGCGTGAGCAATCCCGCTGTAAGGTCAATTACTCCGTCCTGTCAATCTCCACGTCAACCAAGGCGATCTCAATCAAGACCGTCGCAGGAGGGGACGCAAGGTGAACAAGAGACAAACCAAACTTACCTTGTCGGCGAAGGGGAGgtggcagaagaagaagaaaaacagaaagaggagaagaagaaaaaaaaaagcaaaacacAGGCTGAACCAAAATGTAAcgatagaaaagaaaagagtgaATGTGGCAGAAGGAGCGAAAGTGAAATgaatagtttaattaattggGCCCAGAGTTTCCAAAGGCGACGATCCACACGAGGAGCAGCGACGAGGGTCTGCGCGCTGGGCAATTCAACTCGGACTCCGTAAAAGGGGCTGCCGCATGACTAAGCCCCGCGATTCCTGCCAAGCATCTCGGTTGTTTCACCCGTAAGCAGTTCATGTTCATCGTGATGGCAATAGTGCCGGTTCCATGGCCCCACGGCCCctgtttttttccccctccccgGTATCTTCCTCATTGGCATTGTGACTTCACGAG contains the following coding sequences:
- a CDS encoding F-box domain protein: MPHAIMVPQGSSLEALPNELLDEIISNLSYPPPSLAKIHQPPSSTIVKSGTRDLKNLSCTSSRLLEVTRPRLFTHVCFDLRDVDEFLSFISASSLARHVSSTVVKGQHPSDDREDPFWWRRALSYLDPQRITVIAPPSFIGKMTGAQIFEEHSWAFQAPLQILQLEQETRSFDPPPLSHLEKRSTLLEARSWSSLLFNESSSLKAYNHYEYFLFQVPSLFNTWGSLAYVRPRPQKLTSLRALSNLTSFRYTAVFPFYNHVKLVLNAVELMENLRSLSVQLAPCEGDKATELEQRGSMDPSDPWMEIATGYSLIGHSVSDLGSRGSLVEFCACDYAFDPLRTELSPILEDILDDSVWAHDGQGTWTKKSICSAACAPATVETIVHTAIA
- a CDS encoding GTP-binding ADP-ribosylation factor Arf6 (ADP-ribosylation factor 6), yielding MGGQVSKLMGKIFGTKEMRILMLGLDAAGKTTILYKLKLTNQEVTTIPTVGFNVESVTYKNVKFNVWDVGGQDKIRPLWRHYYSGTQGLIFVVDSSDTARMEEARSELHKIINDREMKDALLLVFANKQDIQGHMSPEDVTNALQLNKLKDKLWYVAPSVATEGTGIFEGLAWLSNNVKTPAQK